Proteins co-encoded in one Coriobacterium glomerans PW2 genomic window:
- a CDS encoding helix-turn-helix domain-containing protein, with product MNPTPEWLEQLVKLPDIDINLKTFGGHKQKVLSGWRAPQETHFAFEIMLIIAGRQRTIFEASQFDFVANDVILIPPGRAHENTCVSGEGLEYFCMHFDLDEPEVQQQLLMHCPLLLKKANPAYQVISQILQHLIAFLANDHFGIKEKIAIEILLLELMSALLDYVEDEKLQLSHTDSTSLVLAKSIAESIQQNFRMYTQDPSEENEELLSMSYTAHSLNISNSTMLTAFKKVYSCSPKKYLDQLRFNQAKFYLHQPKLAICEIAEIVGYRNAAHFTRQFRKWANMSPKDYRGAQLEAAK from the coding sequence ATGAACCCAACACCTGAATGGCTAGAACAACTCGTTAAACTACCAGATATTGATATAAATTTGAAAACCTTTGGTGGACACAAGCAAAAGGTTCTTTCAGGATGGCGCGCACCGCAAGAAACCCATTTTGCCTTTGAAATCATGTTGATTATTGCTGGAAGGCAACGAACGATCTTCGAAGCTAGTCAGTTCGATTTTGTTGCAAATGATGTCATCTTGATACCTCCTGGTAGGGCCCACGAAAACACTTGTGTTTCAGGGGAAGGGTTGGAGTATTTCTGTATGCATTTTGATCTCGATGAGCCCGAAGTCCAACAGCAATTATTAATGCATTGCCCGCTTTTACTAAAGAAAGCAAACCCTGCGTATCAAGTAATTTCTCAGATTCTTCAGCATCTCATTGCGTTCTTAGCAAATGATCACTTCGGTATAAAAGAAAAAATCGCTATTGAAATTTTACTGTTAGAATTGATGAGCGCCTTGTTGGATTATGTAGAAGATGAAAAGCTGCAATTGTCTCATACGGACAGCACCTCCCTTGTCTTAGCGAAATCAATTGCAGAATCGATTCAACAAAATTTCCGTATGTATACTCAAGATCCTTCTGAAGAAAACGAAGAATTGCTTTCGATGAGCTATACAGCCCACTCGTTGAATATCAGCAATAGTACGATGTTGACGGCTTTCAAAAAAGTATACTCTTGTAGCCCAAAAAAATATTTAGATCAACTTCGATTTAATCAAGCGAAGTTTTATCTTCATCAACCCAAACTGGCAATTTGTGAAATCGCAGAGATCGTTGGTTATCGAAATGCCGCCCACTTTACAAGACAATTCAGGAAATGGGCCAACATGTCTCCAAAAGATTATCGAGGTGCTCAGTTAGAAGCAGCAAAATAA
- a CDS encoding family 43 glycosylhydrolase yields MTTIKNPVIPGMAPDPSIICIDKRYYIATSTFHWTPSIQLFESADLANWHLIGSALNNEEVNLCGTNTPAGIWAPHLSYDSETKRIWLVYSHMVNMAGREFNADTYAIWATDMRGPWSEPIYFTSLGFDPALFHDDDGNHYLTILEWETREGYQAPGHIVIAEIDLSSGELISPWHRVTKGFTTRGCVEAPQIYKHCGTYYLLLASGGTGYGHGVEIGRSSSIFGPYEPHPSGEPILTSSPRHLFSLGDPDAGHFEMVNPDSPMQKAGHGSLVHTHTDEWYMAHLMSRPLEGKLLNPLGRETSLQKMYWTEDNWLRMADGSNLAKMSFMGLAGVPIEKEQLTDLYDSFEKKQYLPQFMTPYRQQNQSWVSTQKRKGYLRIYGGNSLFSQMNPAIMATRATSFIYEVETMLEFQPRHYSQTAGLGLYYDSNNWLYTHLTYLEEKNCPYLTIMQAKLGQRIEYVNTRILVPGGHVILKIKYDHGAAAIFYRLSAQEQWQSLGQELAVEYLSDEGVNGIPGEIGGFTGLFSFIGAVDAFQHQSYADFAYYKVTNL; encoded by the coding sequence ATGACAACGATTAAAAACCCAGTTATCCCTGGGATGGCTCCAGACCCGTCAATTATTTGTATTGATAAACGATACTATATCGCAACCTCAACATTTCATTGGACACCTTCGATTCAGCTTTTTGAGTCAGCGGATCTTGCAAATTGGCATCTCATTGGTTCCGCCTTAAACAATGAAGAAGTAAACTTATGCGGGACCAATACACCTGCTGGTATCTGGGCACCTCATTTATCCTATGACTCAGAGACGAAACGAATTTGGCTTGTTTATTCGCATATGGTCAATATGGCTGGTCGCGAGTTTAATGCGGATACCTATGCGATTTGGGCAACTGATATGCGTGGCCCTTGGTCAGAACCCATTTATTTCACTTCACTTGGTTTTGATCCAGCATTGTTTCATGACGATGATGGGAATCATTATCTAACTATTTTAGAGTGGGAAACAAGAGAAGGGTATCAGGCGCCTGGGCATATCGTCATCGCAGAAATCGATCTTTCTTCAGGTGAATTAATCTCACCTTGGCATAGAGTGACGAAAGGATTTACTACAAGGGGCTGCGTGGAAGCACCTCAAATCTACAAGCATTGCGGTACTTATTATTTACTTTTGGCCTCCGGTGGTACTGGCTACGGCCATGGCGTGGAGATCGGTCGGTCAAGCTCAATTTTTGGTCCTTATGAACCCCATCCTTCCGGTGAGCCGATCCTCACCTCATCTCCAAGACATCTTTTTTCTCTGGGAGATCCCGATGCCGGACATTTTGAAATGGTCAATCCCGACTCACCGATGCAAAAAGCGGGCCACGGATCTTTGGTTCATACTCATACCGATGAATGGTATATGGCTCATTTGATGTCGCGACCATTAGAAGGGAAGCTATTAAACCCGCTTGGACGAGAGACCTCTTTGCAGAAAATGTATTGGACCGAGGATAATTGGCTGAGGATGGCTGACGGAAGCAACTTGGCAAAAATGTCCTTTATGGGACTTGCTGGGGTTCCAATTGAAAAAGAACAGCTCACAGATTTGTATGATTCGTTTGAAAAGAAGCAGTATTTGCCTCAATTTATGACTCCGTATCGTCAACAAAATCAGTCATGGGTAAGCACTCAAAAACGGAAGGGATATTTGCGAATCTATGGTGGGAATTCCTTGTTCTCACAGATGAATCCAGCCATCATGGCGACACGCGCGACATCCTTTATCTATGAAGTGGAAACAATGCTCGAGTTTCAACCTAGGCATTACTCTCAAACAGCGGGACTTGGTCTCTATTATGACTCGAATAATTGGCTGTATACGCATCTGACATATTTAGAAGAAAAAAACTGCCCGTACTTAACCATCATGCAAGCAAAGCTTGGACAAAGAATCGAATATGTAAACACCCGCATACTTGTTCCAGGGGGCCATGTCATTTTGAAGATCAAATACGATCATGGTGCGGCAGCCATATTCTATCGTCTAAGCGCTCAAGAACAATGGCAGAGTCTGGGACAGGAGTTGGCGGTCGAATACCTTTCTGATGAGGGAGTCAATGGCATACCCGGAGAAATCGGCGGTTTCACCGGGTTATTTAGTTTTATTGGTGCAGTGGACGCGTTTCAACACCAATCTTATGCAGATTTTGCTTATTACAAAGTGACCAATCTATAA
- a CDS encoding ROK family protein produces MDVALGIDIGGTTVKSALVDRTGALIQKRSVRTESSAGHVKMAHDIAAMAKDMSKDLPDRCTVVGAGAGAPGPVEGRMLLGAVNLGWGETPLAQAIERSSGLPTVLLNDANAAALGERWAARSHGGDLAENLLFATLGTGVGGAIIVNGSLLNGAHACGGEIGHIPSGKSEKRVCGCGNLDCLETYASANGLLATANNLFVTNQVSAVPTCEELFERVKAGDRLATKALDDTIDLLARALAGIINTIDPEMVIIGGGLSAAGGTPIR; encoded by the coding sequence ATGGATGTTGCACTTGGTATCGACATAGGAGGCACGACGGTAAAGAGCGCCTTGGTCGATCGGACCGGCGCGCTTATTCAAAAGAGATCTGTACGCACAGAGTCGAGCGCGGGACACGTCAAAATGGCTCACGATATCGCTGCGATGGCGAAGGATATGAGCAAGGATCTACCAGATCGATGCACTGTTGTCGGCGCAGGCGCCGGCGCCCCCGGTCCCGTCGAAGGGCGCATGCTGCTCGGTGCGGTGAATCTGGGATGGGGAGAGACCCCGCTTGCTCAAGCGATCGAGAGGAGTTCGGGCCTTCCGACCGTGCTGTTGAACGATGCGAATGCCGCAGCCTTGGGAGAGCGGTGGGCGGCGAGATCCCATGGTGGCGATCTGGCTGAAAACTTGTTGTTCGCAACCCTCGGCACGGGAGTGGGGGGCGCTATCATCGTGAACGGATCGCTCCTGAACGGAGCCCATGCGTGCGGCGGGGAGATAGGCCACATCCCCTCGGGAAAAAGCGAGAAGCGCGTTTGCGGCTGTGGGAATCTGGATTGCTTGGAGACCTATGCATCGGCCAACGGATTGCTTGCAACAGCAAACAATCTGTTCGTAACAAATCAGGTATCTGCAGTGCCCACATGTGAGGAGCTGTTCGAGAGAGTCAAAGCGGGCGATCGCCTCGCTACCAAAGCGCTCGATGACACCATCGATCTGCTCGCTCGTGCGCTGGCAGGCATCATCAACACGATCGATCCCGAGATGGTGATCATCGGAGGAGGACTTTCGGCTGCGGGGGGCACCCCTATTCGATAG
- a CDS encoding Cof-type HAD-IIB family hydrolase: MIRLIASDMDGTLMSGADGLSSRNASAIRSAQALGAEFIVVTGRSYEEAAPYLHDAGIACDYVLMNGSELRNDAGELLRSRYLSQDAVEACTKRLQEENVYLELYTTTGIFSTSSEDQLDWAIATKITYLMPGASPREAQNQAIIDFWKRTKICRFDEADELWNQRGSVGKIVMFSADLPKLSRLREEFAAQSDLNAACSFPVNLELTDKHANKGRALKMYARAKDIDLKDVMTIGDSYNDLSMLHPEFGYPVAVENAPDDVKRAAKYVTASNQADGVASAIERYLT; the protein is encoded by the coding sequence ATGATCCGCCTCATCGCATCAGATATGGATGGCACGCTGATGAGCGGTGCTGATGGACTGTCCTCGCGGAATGCTTCCGCGATCCGATCCGCGCAGGCGCTTGGAGCCGAGTTCATCGTCGTCACCGGCCGGTCGTATGAGGAGGCGGCACCGTATCTGCACGATGCGGGCATCGCATGCGACTATGTGTTGATGAATGGAAGCGAACTCAGAAATGACGCGGGTGAACTCCTTCGGTCTCGCTATCTATCCCAAGACGCGGTTGAAGCGTGTACGAAAAGACTTCAAGAAGAGAACGTGTATCTCGAGCTGTATACGACGACGGGCATTTTCTCAACAAGCAGCGAGGATCAGCTCGACTGGGCGATCGCGACCAAGATCACCTATCTCATGCCCGGTGCGTCCCCGCGAGAAGCGCAAAACCAAGCTATCATCGATTTCTGGAAGAGGACCAAGATCTGCCGGTTTGACGAAGCCGATGAGCTATGGAACCAACGGGGAAGCGTTGGAAAAATCGTCATGTTCTCAGCTGATCTCCCCAAGCTCAGTCGACTTCGCGAGGAGTTCGCGGCTCAAAGCGATCTGAATGCGGCATGCTCGTTTCCCGTGAACTTGGAGCTGACTGACAAGCACGCGAACAAAGGGCGGGCGCTCAAAATGTACGCGCGCGCGAAGGACATCGATTTGAAAGATGTCATGACCATTGGCGACAGCTACAACGATTTATCGATGCTGCATCCTGAATTCGGTTATCCGGTCGCTGTGGAAAATGCGCCCGATGATGTCAAGCGGGCGGCCAAATATGTCACCGCAAGCAACCAGGCGGATGGTGTCGCATCTGCCATTGAACGTTATCTGACCTGA
- a CDS encoding Gfo/Idh/MocA family protein, with translation MKAKLSFGLIGFGFMGHSHADMITKLDYAELAAVCDINPDQLKFAPQGTATYADADDLLASEDVNTVIIAVPNHLHLDMVKKAAAAGKDIICEKPAAMDATQVQQMIDATRAANVRFTIHHQRRLDADLKMAKAAFESGELGDVYTVKSSLYGFNGNMHDWHVYPEYGGGMLYDWGVHLIDQILFMIPQRVIQVYADMRNVINKQVDDYFNILLRFEHGVAAQIELGTYFLCDQDGWFERHWFVAGNKACAYIDGFNPRGAVVTTSQLLENVPGKISMSFAGPTRSFGPPPEGRIISKPLPSAETSHRQFFDRYYGYVEGRNELFVKPDEILRLMRLIDTIRRSASEHRSLDFE, from the coding sequence ATGAAGGCCAAGCTATCGTTCGGTCTGATCGGATTCGGTTTCATGGGTCATTCTCACGCGGATATGATTACGAAGCTTGATTACGCCGAGCTCGCTGCAGTGTGCGATATCAATCCGGATCAGCTCAAATTTGCTCCGCAGGGTACGGCTACCTATGCCGATGCTGACGATCTGCTAGCCAGCGAAGATGTGAACACGGTCATCATCGCGGTGCCCAATCACCTCCATTTGGATATGGTGAAGAAGGCGGCGGCTGCGGGTAAAGATATCATATGCGAAAAACCGGCGGCGATGGATGCAACGCAGGTTCAGCAAATGATCGATGCGACCCGAGCCGCGAACGTTCGATTCACCATTCATCATCAGCGCCGCCTCGATGCGGATCTCAAGATGGCGAAGGCGGCGTTCGAAAGCGGTGAGCTCGGTGACGTCTATACCGTGAAATCGTCACTATACGGATTTAACGGGAATATGCACGATTGGCATGTCTATCCGGAATACGGCGGCGGAATGCTGTACGACTGGGGTGTGCACCTCATCGATCAGATTCTATTCATGATCCCGCAGCGCGTGATCCAAGTTTACGCTGACATGCGCAATGTCATCAACAAACAGGTTGATGATTATTTCAACATCCTATTGCGCTTCGAGCATGGCGTGGCAGCGCAAATCGAACTCGGGACCTATTTTCTATGTGATCAGGACGGATGGTTCGAACGCCACTGGTTCGTCGCTGGAAACAAGGCTTGCGCATATATCGATGGCTTCAATCCTCGCGGTGCCGTCGTGACCACGTCTCAATTGCTTGAAAATGTTCCCGGTAAAATTTCGATGAGTTTTGCAGGTCCGACGAGATCTTTCGGACCACCTCCCGAGGGGAGGATCATCTCGAAACCGCTTCCATCTGCCGAGACCTCGCACCGTCAGTTTTTCGACCGATACTATGGCTATGTGGAAGGCCGAAACGAGCTATTCGTCAAACCGGATGAGATCTTGCGGTTGATGCGCTTGATAGACACCATTCGCCGATCCGCTTCTGAGCATCGCTCGCTCGACTTCGAATGA
- a CDS encoding sugar phosphate isomerase/epimerase family protein — MELGVVSAIYHQSDFKQMIELVAGNDLSCVEVACWPKEKPDRRYAGVCHISTDEIDDRAAEEIRAFTSQHDVRISALAYYPNPLDEDPSRRKKAIDHLLTVIDAAQLLDINLVTTFIGRMQHASASENFTEVGHVWKPILNYAQDRGVRIAIENCPMLFTETEWPGGQNIMTSPSNWERIFNILDSDWLGINYDPSHFLWQQIDYLAPIQQFKDKIFHVHIKDIKLLPQKLASVGILALPLEYMLPKLPGLGEIDWGAFVSGLTDIGYRGAACIEVEDRAFESSYEEIKKSVTLSARYMRNYII; from the coding sequence ATGGAACTCGGGGTTGTAAGCGCGATCTATCATCAGAGCGATTTCAAACAAATGATCGAACTCGTGGCCGGAAATGACCTGTCTTGCGTTGAAGTTGCCTGCTGGCCGAAAGAGAAGCCCGACCGCCGCTATGCGGGAGTCTGCCATATCTCAACCGATGAGATCGATGATCGGGCAGCGGAAGAGATACGCGCGTTCACCTCGCAGCACGATGTTAGAATTTCGGCGCTCGCCTATTATCCCAATCCGCTTGATGAGGATCCCAGTAGACGCAAGAAGGCGATCGATCATCTGCTCACGGTGATCGATGCGGCTCAGCTGCTCGATATCAACTTGGTCACCACCTTCATCGGTCGCATGCAACATGCCAGCGCATCAGAGAATTTCACCGAGGTCGGCCATGTGTGGAAACCGATCTTGAACTATGCGCAGGACCGAGGCGTGAGGATCGCCATTGAAAACTGCCCCATGTTGTTTACAGAGACCGAGTGGCCGGGTGGTCAGAATATCATGACCTCACCTTCGAACTGGGAACGAATCTTCAACATCTTGGATAGCGATTGGTTGGGAATCAATTACGACCCCTCTCATTTTCTATGGCAGCAGATCGATTACCTGGCTCCGATCCAGCAATTCAAAGACAAAATCTTCCATGTGCACATCAAGGACATCAAGCTGCTTCCGCAAAAGCTTGCGAGCGTGGGCATCTTGGCTCTGCCGCTTGAGTACATGCTTCCCAAGCTCCCCGGTCTTGGCGAGATCGATTGGGGCGCGTTCGTATCGGGTCTTACCGACATCGGATACAGGGGAGCGGCCTGCATCGAGGTAGAAGACAGGGCGTTCGAGAGCAGTTACGAGGAGATCAAAAAGTCCGTGACACTCAGTGCACGCTACATGCGCAACTACATCATCTGA
- a CDS encoding GH39 family glycosyl hydrolase, which yields MGAHYRERLTLNLVANRFYLDPAYLSRLIRRETGINFKAHLTQMRIECAKRFLTQSSMSIARVATECGYTNLSSFNTACNRLLGMTPSEYRAKTSITAIAKDVSAGEESHRYQQLRQREKIRDQMRETRRIDMAMTGDPLKPIWTELLNIGSVRELLHGHIKRQIAFIQGQIAFKYGRMWGLFGPEALCDLEKGEYANFGTLDEALDAVIEVGLIPWIVIGKCSDPERLYECENKAWQHALSSFLSHVLDRYGKQLIVRWRIEMVFEGDPSSPQFDIYRDRLAFTRKRIKDIDQAMLIGGAGFQQLSDEGKLSERIKSIAYLLDFVSLKVFPYSGSSEVGEQRHPMRIVETGVFIESVQRVRAAMMHAGVSVPIYVTEWSNTISTEDLINDTLFKGCFIIKTCIEAIDSVAGMGYWLASDWYSAEQRSGSLLTGGPGLITKDRIPKPALSAFGFLAELTERKLIFKSEDCLICQREGDSSILGFNYVQPEKTYYLKDESSFQPGEVLSLFKEEKKRCSFLLTHLRNGAYEIRTYSCDARYGSIFNQWATLGFAKHLRRSDIEYLKNNSNMHMELEERMITDGVCRIDRLAGANEFFLINLRYCAKTNK from the coding sequence ATGGGTGCTCATTATCGCGAACGGCTCACCTTGAATCTCGTAGCCAACCGCTTCTATCTGGATCCGGCATATCTTTCCCGTCTGATCAGACGGGAAACAGGTATCAATTTCAAAGCGCATCTCACCCAGATGCGCATCGAGTGCGCGAAGCGATTTCTCACTCAGTCCTCGATGAGCATCGCCCGTGTGGCAACCGAATGCGGATACACCAATCTATCGAGTTTCAACACGGCATGCAACCGCTTGCTCGGTATGACGCCATCGGAATATCGAGCGAAAACCAGCATCACCGCTATTGCCAAAGACGTTTCCGCCGGTGAGGAATCACATCGTTATCAGCAGCTCCGGCAACGAGAAAAGATTCGCGATCAAATGCGTGAGACGCGGCGCATCGATATGGCGATGACGGGAGATCCCCTGAAACCGATTTGGACCGAGTTGCTCAACATCGGTTCCGTTCGCGAGCTGCTGCATGGTCATATCAAACGTCAGATTGCATTCATACAGGGTCAGATCGCATTCAAGTATGGAAGAATGTGGGGACTTTTTGGTCCGGAAGCGCTGTGCGATCTGGAAAAGGGCGAATATGCCAATTTTGGAACGCTTGACGAGGCACTTGATGCGGTCATCGAGGTCGGGCTCATACCTTGGATCGTGATCGGCAAATGCTCAGACCCGGAGCGCCTCTACGAATGCGAGAACAAGGCATGGCAGCATGCGCTCTCGAGTTTTCTCAGTCATGTGCTTGATCGCTATGGGAAGCAGCTGATAGTGCGGTGGCGGATCGAGATGGTGTTCGAAGGTGATCCGTCATCTCCCCAGTTCGACATCTACCGAGATCGCCTGGCTTTCACACGGAAGCGAATCAAGGACATCGATCAGGCCATGCTCATCGGAGGGGCGGGATTTCAGCAATTGAGCGATGAGGGCAAACTGTCCGAAAGGATCAAGAGCATCGCCTATCTTCTCGATTTTGTGAGCCTCAAAGTGTTTCCCTATTCGGGGTCAAGCGAAGTCGGGGAACAGCGGCACCCGATGCGAATTGTTGAGACCGGTGTTTTCATCGAGTCCGTACAACGAGTGAGGGCCGCGATGATGCACGCCGGCGTTTCTGTACCGATTTATGTCACCGAATGGAGCAACACGATCTCAACCGAGGATCTCATCAACGACACGTTGTTCAAAGGTTGCTTCATCATCAAGACCTGCATAGAGGCGATCGATTCGGTGGCAGGCATGGGTTATTGGCTCGCGTCGGACTGGTATAGCGCGGAGCAGCGGTCAGGATCTCTGCTTACCGGCGGCCCAGGCTTGATCACCAAAGACCGTATTCCGAAGCCGGCGCTATCCGCGTTCGGTTTTCTCGCAGAACTCACTGAAAGGAAGCTGATCTTCAAGAGTGAAGACTGTTTGATCTGTCAGCGTGAAGGCGACAGCAGCATACTCGGCTTCAATTATGTCCAACCTGAAAAAACCTATTACCTCAAAGATGAGTCGAGCTTTCAACCGGGAGAAGTTTTGTCGCTTTTCAAAGAAGAGAAAAAACGCTGCTCATTTTTGCTCACTCACCTGAGAAATGGGGCATATGAGATCAGAACGTATTCATGCGACGCCCGGTACGGCAGCATTTTCAATCAGTGGGCGACGTTGGGGTTTGCGAAGCATCTTCGGAGGTCTGATATCGAATATCTGAAAAACAATTCGAATATGCACATGGAGCTGGAGGAGAGAATGATCACAGACGGTGTTTGCCGCATCGATCGCCTTGCCGGTGCGAACGAGTTCTTTTTGATTAATCTTCGATACTGCGCAAAAACCAATAAGTGA
- a CDS encoding zinc ribbon domain-containing protein, with the protein MAFLDDMQSLMNRGFASASRAAGATKLKLERADLEKRRRELSAQLGASLYEETRCDERFRSGREGIYDAIAAIDERRATIDGELEELAAQTQIAQIYTCTKCGAQVPSTDSFCAGCGTPVVDIIAAHQSIPQTDTGEIEDGAPLCPACGVPAKAGAVFCVACGARLDESASQTGE; encoded by the coding sequence ATGGCCTTTCTCGACGATATGCAATCGCTCATGAATCGTGGCTTTGCGAGCGCGAGCCGTGCGGCGGGAGCAACCAAGCTCAAACTGGAGCGGGCCGATCTCGAAAAGCGCCGCAGGGAACTGTCGGCTCAGCTGGGGGCGAGTCTGTATGAGGAGACGAGGTGCGACGAAAGGTTCCGTTCGGGTCGCGAAGGCATCTACGACGCTATCGCAGCCATTGACGAACGTCGTGCGACGATCGATGGGGAGCTGGAGGAGCTTGCCGCTCAGACTCAGATCGCCCAGATCTACACCTGCACGAAATGCGGGGCCCAGGTGCCATCGACCGATTCGTTTTGCGCCGGTTGCGGCACGCCAGTGGTCGATATCATAGCCGCTCATCAATCGATTCCGCAGACTGATACCGGCGAAATTGAGGACGGTGCGCCGTTATGCCCCGCTTGCGGGGTGCCCGCGAAGGCCGGTGCCGTGTTTTGCGTGGCCTGCGGAGCTCGCTTGGATGAGAGCGCGTCGCAGACAGGCGAGTGA
- a CDS encoding PTS mannose/fructose/sorbose/N-acetylgalactosamine transporter subunit IIC — MMIAERLPQNSRCGRRDEEVITLWQSICIGLVAAFTQFDGLILGESKFREPIVTGFLVGIVLGDVSKGLMLGAQMQLMWMGATAIGPTAGLDIGTGGTIGAAVAIATGTGIDSAIMFGVPISIIMQFLNSLLLTAYSGAMLIVDRAIEDLKFTKIEIIHWSCAILTGLVYFGLTFILMFFGGGMIDIIVKSLPSWATAGLNGIAAILPALGFALLMQIILDASLIPYFIVGFVPAAFVGHDLSMIGMATIAVAIAMIVFALRSESRNVVRQAHEPISSNEWED; from the coding sequence ATGATGATAGCTGAACGCCTGCCTCAGAACTCACGATGTGGGAGAAGGGATGAAGAAGTGATCACTCTTTGGCAATCGATCTGTATTGGACTCGTCGCGGCCTTCACACAGTTTGATGGCTTGATTCTTGGTGAGTCAAAGTTCAGAGAACCAATTGTGACCGGATTTTTAGTCGGCATTGTGTTAGGCGATGTTTCCAAGGGGCTTATGCTCGGTGCCCAGATGCAGCTCATGTGGATGGGTGCAACTGCAATTGGCCCAACGGCAGGTCTAGACATCGGTACGGGCGGAACCATCGGAGCCGCCGTCGCAATTGCGACGGGTACCGGCATTGACAGCGCAATCATGTTCGGCGTTCCAATCTCGATAATCATGCAGTTTCTCAACAGTTTGCTTCTTACAGCATACTCCGGTGCCATGCTCATCGTAGATCGCGCGATCGAGGATCTGAAATTCACAAAGATCGAAATTATCCACTGGTCGTGCGCAATTCTGACCGGTCTAGTCTATTTCGGATTAACCTTCATTCTGATGTTCTTCGGGGGCGGCATGATCGATATCATCGTGAAAAGCCTCCCTTCATGGGCTACTGCTGGTCTAAACGGTATCGCCGCAATCCTTCCCGCATTGGGTTTCGCTCTGCTCATGCAGATTATTCTAGACGCCTCGCTTATTCCATACTTTATCGTCGGCTTCGTTCCAGCTGCATTTGTTGGCCACGACCTTAGCATGATCGGTATGGCAACAATAGCTGTCGCAATCGCAATGATCGTCTTTGCACTAAGAAGTGAATCGAGAAACGTCGTTCGGCAGGCGCACGAACCCATTTCAAGCAACGAATGGGAGGATTAG
- a CDS encoding PTS system mannose/fructose/sorbose family transporter subunit IID, producing MTDTIAAAPDRPIAESPLLNTKDLRGVALRSYTIMGSFNYERMQGLGFLCSILKPLRKIYSGDDNALRAAMRRNVAAFNMTCAPSPFVMGITMAMEENHSRDPSLDPSSINAIKVSLMGPLSGIGDTFFWGIFRVLACSLAIGFATQGSPIAPFVLLLSFGIPNIAVRLVGVRLGYSRGRVLIEHLEKSGQMQLVTQCASIVGAMAIGCMIAMWVKISSPLVFTMGNMKIAVQDYLDQISPKLLPLVVTLGILWCLKKNIKVPFIILGIVVIGFLLGITGIIAM from the coding sequence ATGACCGATACAATTGCGGCTGCACCAGATCGCCCGATCGCAGAATCACCACTGTTAAATACTAAAGATCTTCGTGGTGTCGCACTCAGAAGCTATACGATTATGGGTTCATTCAATTACGAGCGCATGCAAGGGCTCGGCTTTCTCTGCAGTATTCTAAAGCCGCTACGCAAGATCTATTCCGGTGATGATAATGCGCTACGAGCCGCCATGCGTCGCAACGTCGCGGCATTCAATATGACATGCGCTCCTTCTCCTTTTGTTATGGGCATCACAATGGCAATGGAAGAAAACCATTCCCGCGATCCTTCGCTTGATCCATCATCGATCAATGCAATCAAAGTTTCGCTTATGGGCCCGCTTTCCGGAATTGGCGACACGTTCTTTTGGGGAATCTTTCGGGTACTCGCCTGTTCGCTGGCAATTGGATTTGCAACACAAGGTAGTCCGATTGCTCCATTTGTCCTGTTGTTGAGCTTTGGCATCCCTAACATCGCTGTGCGGCTTGTAGGAGTGCGTCTCGGCTACTCACGAGGACGTGTTCTTATCGAGCACCTCGAAAAAAGTGGACAAATGCAACTCGTCACGCAATGCGCAAGCATAGTCGGAGCTATGGCGATCGGTTGCATGATCGCCATGTGGGTCAAAATCTCCTCCCCTCTCGTATTCACAATGGGCAATATGAAGATTGCTGTCCAAGATTACCTGGATCAGATCTCACCCAAACTGTTGCCACTCGTTGTAACACTTGGAATTCTGTGGTGCTTAAAAAAGAACATCAAGGTTCCATTCATCATCTTGGGCATTGTGGTCATTGGCTTCTTGCTCGGAATCACTGGAATCATTGCGATGTAG